The nucleotide window GTAGAGAAGATTAACCTTCTCGCGATACTTAATAAGTTTTTTTTGGTCATCAGTTGAATCACAATTTAATGAACATTTACAACAGTAGGATAATACACATTTTTTTACCATTCAAGTACACCTTTACGGGTGCACTTTCATTATGCCAATAACCAATAGTGAATAAAAAATGATAAAATAATCTCATCATTAAGCTAAAGGCCAACAGCTAAAAGCCAAGGCCCAGACTGGCTAACTTAAAGCAAAACCCTTATATTGAACGCACATTAAATTAGATTTCCAAAAACATTCAGGATTACAAATTTCCCGAAGATATCGGTGTAACCTTTTTGCTTAAGTTTAGTCTACAATATTAAATTTGCAAAAACAGAAAGGCAACGATTGAATCCAATTTCAGATACACAGCTTATGTTTGCTGTTAAAGAAGGTCAAATCGATAAATTGGGACTCTTATTTGAAAGGCATCATGTCGTGTTATTTAATTTTTTCTTAAAACTTACAGGGAATCGTGAATTGAGTGATGACCTTGTACAGGAGGTTTTCCTCAGGATTTTGAAATATCGAAACAGTTTTCGTGGTGACAGCAAATTTACCTCCTGGATGTACCAAATCGCAAGAAATGCACGAGTCGATTACTACCGGAAACGCAAGTTAGAGGTTTTGCCGGATGAAGATGTCCGGGAGCCAGTCAGCCAGGATCCTATTGCAACGGAAGAATTGGAAACCAGTCAGGAGGCTGCTATGGTTCGTAAAGCGCTGGACAAGCTGCCATTTAAAAAAAGAGAAGTATTGGTCCTAAGCCGCTTTCAAAATTTAAAATATGAAGAGATTTCAAAAATATTGAATTGCCCGGTATCTACCATAAAGGTGTTGGTTCATCGGGCTATTAAAGATTTAAGGGGTATTTTTTATGAATTATCCGGAGAGAGAATATGATGAATTGTAAACGAATTGAAGAATATTTACCGGATTTCATCATCGGAGATTTAGACGAGACCATCTTATCTGAAATCCAGGAGCATCTTAACACGTGCGATTCGTGTTCAAAGGAGGTTCTGAGCGCTCAGAAAGTCTGGATGAAACTCGGGACGCTGCCAGACGAACAACCCGGTGAAGCAACGCGCGAGCGCTTTTATACCATGCTGTCTGCTTACCAGGAAGGTTTATCGCAATCACAACAAGCGCCAAGAGTTCGGGATGTTATCAATAGCTGGATCGAACGCTGGTGGCCAAAAAATCCTGCTATTCAAATCGGCTTCTCAATGGCACTATTGCTCCTGGGCATATTTGTCGGAAGCCGGTTTGAACCTGAACAGACCGGGAATATTCAATTGACGGCATTGCAGGAAGAGGTACGCACGCAGAGTCAACTGACGGCATTGCAGGAGGACGTACGCTCGATGAGACAACTGGTCAGCCTTGCTTTGTTAAATCAAGAGTCGCCAAGCGAGCGCCTCAAAGGCGTCAGTTTTACAACGAAAGTTGAAAGACCGGATCAGGAAATCCTGACCGCCTTGTTGAATACTTTAAATAATGATCCCAATGTCAATGTACGATTAGCGGCTATTCAATCCTTATTCCTGTTTTCCAACAATCCTGAAGTAAAATCAGGCCTGATTCAATCCCTGGCGGTGCAGAAATCACCCTTGATCCAATTTGAATTGATAGAACTTTTGGTGAAGAAGGGCGCAACACAAGCGATAGAAACATTAAAACAAATCTCCGAAAATGATAGTGTCAACGTAGCTGTTCGCGAGCGGGCGAAATTAGGGATAGAACAATTAATCTAAAGGAGTACTCATGAATTTTAAAAGAATCATACTGACCATTTTTCTAGTTGTCTTCAGCATTGCAAACCTGGCGGCAACGGATACCAAAAGAGAAATCATCAGGAAAACATTAAAGTTTAGCGGTAGTGGCCCCCGTGAGCTTGTTGTTGATAATGTTAACGGATCGATCGAGATCGTCGGGTATAATGGCAATGATGTCCAACTCGTTGCAAAGTACACAATAAAAGCCCGTTCGGATCGCAAGATGAAACGAGCACAAGAGGAAGTCACTCTGGATATCAGTGATGATGACAATACCATTTCCTTGTATGTTGATGGACCCTTTCGCCGCGCAGATGGCTCTATCAACTATAAAGGCTGGCGGCATTACGGTTATGAAGTTACCTATGATTTTGAAATCAAAGTTCCCCACAAAACGGATCTGTTTTTAAAGACGATCAACGATGGTGAGATCACCGTTACCAATGTAACCGGAAATTATGAAGTGGATAACATCAATGGCGGCATCGAAATGGAAAAAATCAACGGAGCCGGTCATGTGTACGCCCTGAATGGAAGTGTCAGGGTTACGTTCACGAAAAATCCCCAAAAGGATTCCTATTTTGGCTCTCTGAACGGCAATGTAGATGTTACTTTTCAGCCTGGCTTCTCCGCCGATTTACACATTAAGACTTTTAACGGCCAGGCTTATTCGGATTTTCCTTTCACTTATTTACCCACTATTTTACCGAAGCCGGTACGAAAGAAAAATGGCAAGTATGTGTACAAGAGTAATCGTGGCGCTAATGTGAGGGTAGGAAAGGGTGGACCCAAAATTGAATTGGATGGTTTTAACGGCAACATTTATATTTATGAAAATAAAGACTAGAAAGGGTAGAAAAATGAAAAAGAATTGGATGACAACTTTAATATTCCTTGCTGCTGCATTTATGGCATGGCCCGGGTTTGCCCAGGAGCAGGTTAGTGAAAAGTTCACTATCGAATTTAGCGATCCATCGAAGCCGGGATACTTGAAAGTTAGCTTAACCTATGGTGGAATTACAATTCGTGGTTATGATGGCGATGAAGTGATCATAGAAACCATATATCGCAATAATAATAAAAATTCTCGTAGAAAAAAATCGAAAGGGATGTATTTAATTCCTAATACGAGCATGGGCTTTACTATCGAGGAAGAAGATAACAGGATGAAAATTTCCGGTCATGGCAATTCAAGATCGGACCTGGTCATCGATGTTCCTGTGAATACTTCCCTGCGAATTTCAACAGTCAACGGCGGAGATATTGTGGTGGAAAATATCGAAGGTGAAATTGAAGCAAACAATACCAATGGCGGCATCAGGATCATGGATGTTTCCGGTACCGTGATTGCGAACACGACCAATGGCAATGTAATCGTATCCTTTGTGAATGTAAAACCGAATAAGGCGATGTCCTTTATTTCTTTCAATGGCAAAGTGGATGTTACTTTCCCGTCAAATGTAAAAGCTGACTTAAGATTAAAAACCCAAAACGGCAATATTTACAGTGATTTTGAAATCGAGGTCAAACGCACCATTCGTAGAATTGAAGAAAGTCCTCGCAGAAAAGGCGGTAAGTATAAAGTAAGATTGGAAGGCGATATGGTTGGCAAGTTAAACGGCGGCGGTCCGGAAATGCATTTTTCCACATATAATGGCAATATTTATATCAGGAAGAATTAGTATAGTAATAATTGTAGTAATTCCCCTCCTTTTTTAAGGAGGGGTTAGGGGTGGTTTGTGACAAAAATTCAGTTAGAGAACTACCAAACTGTCATCCCCGAATGCTTTTATCGGGGATCTTTTTATTAATGAACCAAAGAAATAACTTGACATTCGCTGACATATATATGTATTTACCTCATATTTCAAAATAAGTAAAGTAAGGTGTCCAAAATGCTACACAAAATTTATCATGTCAAATCGTTTGAAATTGTTGCTCCATATACCTTACGAATAGACTTTAATGATTTAACTACTCAAACAATAAACTTCGAAGCTATTCTCAAAGGTGAGCTCTATGGACCATTAAGAGATCTATCCCTATTCAACCAGGTGAAGCTAGATCCGGAATTTGAAACTTTAGTGTGGCCAAATGGTGCGGATTTTGATCCGGAGACTCTTCATAACTGGCCAGACTATGAATCAGCCCTTAGAGAACGTGCAAAACAATGGTCTGCTTCAGTAATCTAGAGCTTTTTATTTTTTATTTTGTTTTAATCTTGTTCATCCTGTTAATCCGGTCTAATTTTTTATCGGGGGTCTACTTGCAAATGCTCACCTACTTCTCCAACCGCTCGATGAGAAAGAGAATCTCCGCCGCATCAGCGAAATAGAGGGCTGGATCATCGGCCAGGACCGGGTCCCGGGAGCCATCGAGAATAGTGACTACAGCCTGTATCAATTGCTTGCGTGAATCTGTTACCTTCGGATCATTAGCAAGTTGTTTGAATAGCGGTTCGATTTCATCTTCCTTTTGTTGAGAGATAAGGCCCAATACCTGCTCCACCAGTTTCCCGTTACCTCGCTGCGCATAACCCCCCTGCTGCCGGTAGAGGCCCGAGGTAGGCGGCCCGGGCCTGCCGCCATGCCGCCCGGGCGGCCCCGTGGTCCCCGGCCACTACTTCTATGTCGTGTAAAATACTTAAGGTTTTCCACGGTTCGGCCGCATGACCAAATTGGCGGTCACACTCAATCGCCCGCATGATTTCCGGCCGGGCTTCGTCGTATTGTTTGAGCCTATAAAGGTGTCGGCGATGTTGTTGCGGTCAAGGCCTTCATTTTTCAAATCGCCCAACGAGGCATCAATATCAGCTGGTTGCCGGTAAAAGATCACCGCCTCTTCCGGGCCGATTCATATTTGTGTAATGCGCCAACTGGTTTTGGAAGGGAGATTTCGAGAAACTGAAATGCACGAGATCTAATCGGATGGTGGAAGTTTTTTATCAAAATCCGGAAGCAAGTAGATTTAGGAAAGAAAGCGGATACTGCAGTTGCTATCCCTATTTTAGCTATTAACCTGGATAATTCATGAATCATGTTTTTAAGCTTAAAACTTCCAATTATGTCATCCCGTCGGGGACGGGATCTATTTCCATACATATGAAAAAGCAGAATGTTAAGCATGAAAATAGGGTGAAATGATCTTTTCTTGGATAACAATTATAAGGTTTATGAATAGGTCAGGTTAATCTTATTAAGATGAATCAGTCTTTCCTTTTAATATCTACTAAGCGGACTTCCAAAACGGTCCCGTAATGGCAAGTGTTAGTCCGGCTCGCTGCATATTTATGAAAAGAGTTGTTCCGTCCGGGGAAAAGCAAACACCTGCAAATTCAGTATGTTTATGATGATTAGCGAACGTGTAAAACTGTCCCTGCGGCGTGATGCCGACCAATCTGACTTCATCGCCGCTGCGGTCTTCACAAACGATTATGTCGCCCCAAGGGGCGATGGTCAAATTGTCGGCGTTCTTAATCAGCTCGGAATCATTCGACTCAATAAATAGTTCGAGAATACCGGATTCATAACCTTCTTCCCCGCCTTCAACAGAACCGGGAATGTAGCGCCATATTTGGCCCATTTTTTCTTCCCACCACTGGTACAGGCAAAGTAAACACCGTCTTCGCCACGCCACATACCTTCACCGCGCGCAAACAGCGCCGCCCCCTTATCGTGGCCACGCTTACGGAGATCATCTTCCGGCGCTTCAACATCTTCCATATCGATCCATGCCACTTTCAGGCGTTCACGAACTTTAATCTGTTCATCACCCCAATTGCGGGTGTCTTTTCGTCCGTCTACAATTCTCAATGCTTGCAGTTTTCCTCCTTTGACAAATTTTCGGGGTTCATTTGGAATGAAACGATATATCAAACCATTGCCCCTGTCTTCCGTCTGGTAAACAATACCCGTTGCCGGATCGACAGCAATAGCTTCGTGGCGGAACCGCCCCATCGACTTTAAGGGAATAGGATCGGCTAACTGAATTTTTGCAGAGGCTGGCACTTCAAAATTAAAGCCGTGATATTTTTCGATAAGAATACCGTTTCTATTTTCCGGCACATCGTTGGTTTCCTCGCAGGTGATCCAGGATTTCCAGGGAGTGGGTTCACCGGCACAGTTGCGAACTGATCCGGCCAGACTCAGGTATTGGGTGACTATTGCCTGGTTATGAGTGTCATAAACAAAAGTGCTTGTGCCCCCGCAGGCTGGCGTCTTTCCTTTACCATCATCATACACTTTATTGGGGTCAATTTTATTAAATAACTCGTGCTTTTTTCCGTAGGTGCCTTTTCTGCCAGGGTTGATCTCGTGATTTCTAACCACAATCGTAAACTCGTTTGGTCCGGCAAAGGTAGCCATACCGTCTGGTATTGGCGGCACAAAATAACCGTCATCCATCATATCGCCTGGTTGAGAGATTATTTAGTAAGTAAACCCATTCGGCAAGTCAAGAATTCCATCAGGATCCGGTCTTAGTGGACCATAGCCATGTGCACGTAAACCTGGTTGTCCGATTGATTTTATGGGCGCACACGAAAACTTAGACAAACCAAGAAATCCCATCGAAACAGCACTACAGGTTTTCAGGAAATGTACATGGTATTCTCTTGGGATATTAAATTTTCAATCCTCTCTATAAAAAGAGACTTGGGATCATCAGTAGATTTGTATTCACTACTAAGTGATGAATAAAAATAGATTTCTTTTCTTAATGTTTCACAAATTGTTCGATAATTGATCCAGTGTTCTTGATAATTAAATGCTTTTAAAACTGTCGTTCCGATAGCCACAATGGCTGAGATAATAATAATGAACGATTTTGTTAAATCAAGTGCGACAAGTATTGGAGTCATGGTGGATGCTATGATGACAACTGCAGCCAAAACTTATATTTTTTCTGACTCGAAATTGATTTTTTATTGTACCAGGTTATTTGATCTTCGTATCTTCCTTTTGCATATATATCAAATTGTTCCTTATCCATAATTCTTTCCTTTTTATTTGCTTTAACTACGATAAATAGTTAAAGCTTAAAATAACTGTACATTCCATATCAGTGAATGCAAGGTTCTCCTT belongs to candidate division KSB1 bacterium and includes:
- a CDS encoding DUF2442 domain-containing protein, whose translation is MLHKIYHVKSFEIVAPYTLRIDFNDLTTQTINFEAILKGELYGPLRDLSLFNQVKLDPEFETLVWPNGADFDPETLHNWPDYESALRERAKQWSASVI
- a CDS encoding DUF4231 domain-containing protein translates to MTPILVALDLTKSFIIIISAIVAIGTTVLKAFNYQEHWINYRTICETLRKEIYFYSSLSSEYKSTDDPKSLFIERIENLISQENTMYIS
- a CDS encoding HEAT repeat domain-containing protein, translating into MMNCKRIEEYLPDFIIGDLDETILSEIQEHLNTCDSCSKEVLSAQKVWMKLGTLPDEQPGEATRERFYTMLSAYQEGLSQSQQAPRVRDVINSWIERWWPKNPAIQIGFSMALLLLGIFVGSRFEPEQTGNIQLTALQEEVRTQSQLTALQEDVRSMRQLVSLALLNQESPSERLKGVSFTTKVERPDQEILTALLNTLNNDPNVNVRLAAIQSLFLFSNNPEVKSGLIQSLAVQKSPLIQFELIELLVKKGATQAIETLKQISENDSVNVAVRERAKLGIEQLI
- a CDS encoding RNA polymerase sigma factor translates to MNPISDTQLMFAVKEGQIDKLGLLFERHHVVLFNFFLKLTGNRELSDDLVQEVFLRILKYRNSFRGDSKFTSWMYQIARNARVDYYRKRKLEVLPDEDVREPVSQDPIATEELETSQEAAMVRKALDKLPFKKREVLVLSRFQNLKYEEISKILNCPVSTIKVLVHRAIKDLRGIFYELSGERI
- a CDS encoding DUF4097 family beta strand repeat protein, whose translation is MKKNWMTTLIFLAAAFMAWPGFAQEQVSEKFTIEFSDPSKPGYLKVSLTYGGITIRGYDGDEVIIETIYRNNNKNSRRKKSKGMYLIPNTSMGFTIEEEDNRMKISGHGNSRSDLVIDVPVNTSLRISTVNGGDIVVENIEGEIEANNTNGGIRIMDVSGTVIANTTNGNVIVSFVNVKPNKAMSFISFNGKVDVTFPSNVKADLRLKTQNGNIYSDFEIEVKRTIRRIEESPRRKGGKYKVRLEGDMVGKLNGGGPEMHFSTYNGNIYIRKN